From Streptomyces sp. GSL17-111, one genomic window encodes:
- a CDS encoding MFS transporter: MAEHGSEESKKWWAFAGLGTLSFLGCIDLTIVSTAAPVIQDELGATVTELQLVVNVFIVALATGMVTAGRLADSHGRRRVLLVGAVLFGIASLLAGFAASAPWLIVFRFLQGMACAVLYTATGALVSAIFPPHQRGRAIGWLYGVNGLGLAAGPVLGGVLVTSASWSWIFWLNVPLVLVALAVCLRTVPESFGERLTGGMDRAGVALLFTSVPALVLGLTLGHTEGWTSPAIVALLLYGCAALVAFGRVELRVRNPLIRLRLFAGRNFLGAVTADFSLAFFYCVALFLMPLYLHAVRGFDGHTTGLLLLPCTAAVAVLSPLVGRLVDRFGTRPMLCLGFLTFALCALLQTRLTPTTHLGSLIAAFVLMGVGWALVLGPATVAALSAVPGHLAGTAVGASWTCHNLGGALGLAVGMEVHRIAAHHALADRLAEQGLPSGPWTAQVVESPQDGPALLQQYTGLTAEQAHDVFAAVFTGGSRAAMELLLVVAVVTLAVIALGLRPAPPARSVPRGTERTSATSR, translated from the coding sequence GTGGCCGAGCACGGGTCCGAAGAGTCAAAAAAATGGTGGGCTTTCGCAGGGCTGGGAACGCTGAGTTTTCTCGGCTGCATCGACCTGACCATCGTCAGCACCGCCGCGCCCGTCATTCAGGACGAACTCGGCGCGACGGTGACCGAACTCCAGCTGGTCGTCAACGTCTTCATCGTGGCCCTGGCCACCGGCATGGTGACGGCGGGCCGACTCGCCGACAGCCACGGCCGTCGCAGGGTGCTGCTCGTCGGGGCCGTCCTGTTCGGGATCGCCTCGCTCCTCGCGGGCTTCGCGGCCTCCGCGCCCTGGCTGATCGTCTTCCGTTTCCTCCAGGGCATGGCCTGCGCCGTGCTCTACACCGCCACCGGGGCGTTGGTCTCCGCGATCTTTCCGCCGCACCAGCGGGGCAGGGCGATCGGCTGGCTCTACGGGGTCAACGGACTCGGTCTCGCGGCCGGGCCCGTGCTGGGCGGCGTCCTCGTCACCTCGGCGTCCTGGTCCTGGATCTTCTGGCTGAACGTGCCCCTCGTCCTGGTCGCGCTGGCCGTCTGTCTGCGGACGGTGCCCGAGTCGTTCGGTGAGAGGCTCACCGGCGGCATGGACCGCGCCGGCGTCGCGCTGTTGTTCACCTCCGTGCCCGCCCTCGTCCTGGGACTGACGCTCGGTCACACCGAGGGCTGGACGTCACCGGCCATCGTCGCTCTCCTCCTCTACGGCTGCGCCGCCCTCGTCGCCTTCGGCCGTGTGGAGCTCCGGGTACGGAATCCGCTCATCCGCCTGCGCCTGTTCGCGGGGCGGAACTTCCTGGGCGCGGTCACGGCGGACTTCTCGCTGGCGTTCTTCTACTGCGTCGCCCTGTTCCTGATGCCGCTCTACCTGCACGCCGTGCGCGGCTTCGACGGGCACACCACCGGCCTGCTGCTCCTGCCGTGCACGGCGGCCGTCGCGGTCCTGTCCCCGCTCGTCGGGCGGCTCGTCGACCGCTTCGGGACGCGCCCCATGCTCTGCCTGGGCTTCCTGACCTTCGCCCTGTGCGCGCTGCTCCAGACGCGGCTGACGCCGACCACGCACCTCGGTTCCCTGATCGCCGCGTTCGTCCTGATGGGGGTCGGCTGGGCCCTCGTCCTGGGCCCCGCCACGGTCGCCGCGCTCTCCGCCGTGCCCGGCCACCTGGCCGGGACGGCCGTGGGCGCCTCGTGGACCTGCCACAACCTCGGGGGCGCCCTGGGCCTGGCCGTCGGCATGGAGGTCCACCGGATCGCGGCGCACCACGCGCTGGCCGACCGGCTGGCCGAACAGGGCCTGCCCTCCGGCCCCTGGACGGCTCAGGTCGTGGAGAGTCCGCAGGACGGCCCGGCCCTGCTCCAGCAGTACACCGGCCTCACGGCCGAGCAGGCGCACGACGTCTTCGCCGCCGTGTTCACCGGTGGCAGCCGCGCCGCGATGGAGCTGCTGCTCGTCGTCGCCGTGGTCACCCTGGCCGTCATCGCCCTCGGGCTCCGCCCGGCCCCGCCCGCGCGGAGCGTGCCGCGCGGCACGGAGCGCACGTCGGCCACGTCCCGCTGA
- a CDS encoding rhodanese-like domain-containing protein, translated as MREPEDTVLPLVTRDELRTEMEAGKVVVVDTMPVAYFLRQHLPGAVNIPGFPYERAARFTDELAPTVLPDRTSPIVVYCANVPCRNSELVGARLVSLGYTHVRKYREGIEDWVAHGLPTQAALG; from the coding sequence ATGAGAGAGCCGGAGGACACCGTGCTGCCCCTAGTGACCAGGGACGAACTGAGGACCGAGATGGAGGCCGGGAAGGTCGTCGTGGTCGACACGATGCCCGTGGCCTACTTCCTGCGTCAGCACCTGCCCGGTGCGGTCAACATCCCCGGCTTCCCGTACGAGAGGGCGGCGCGCTTCACCGACGAACTCGCGCCCACCGTACTGCCGGACCGCACCTCCCCCATCGTCGTGTACTGCGCGAACGTGCCGTGCCGCAACAGTGAGCTCGTCGGCGCGCGGCTGGTGTCGCTCGGCTACACGCACGTGCGCAAGTACCGCGAGGGGATCGAGGACTGGGTCGCCCACGGCCTGCCCACGCAGGCCGCCCTGGGCTGA
- a CDS encoding LysR family transcriptional regulator, whose amino-acid sequence MKVEVQDLRVLRAVADSGSLAGAARALGVHQAAVTRRVQHLERVTGLVVLHRDHRGAYLTGAGRLLLRCADELLPRIDRLLAAGSPGGTPGPAAERLRIGAVPSSALPLVTARAQALFPSAVIELRTVTGAYREPVGDSGPDDSGAALLSLFRLQRLDLAVVRHSAVLGGPLPDLLDSAVLAEENLLVGTGEGHRLARRPSVALADLEGERCLLAGGRRHAVLRRHFTAAVRRADVGVGLHWAPDEAEAAAIACAVRGVLPAYPFPAPAAGVVYVPLSDAVTRHELLLVWPSDGPAAAWAPRLADTVRAAYPGAAYPGWAG is encoded by the coding sequence ATGAAGGTGGAGGTCCAGGACCTGCGCGTGCTGCGGGCCGTGGCCGACAGCGGCAGCCTGGCCGGCGCCGCGCGCGCCCTCGGCGTCCACCAGGCCGCCGTCACCCGCCGCGTCCAGCACCTGGAACGCGTGACCGGGCTCGTCGTCCTGCACCGCGACCACCGGGGCGCCTACCTCACCGGCGCGGGACGGCTGCTGCTGCGGTGCGCCGACGAACTGCTCCCGCGCATCGACCGGCTGCTGGCCGCCGGCAGCCCCGGCGGCACGCCCGGCCCGGCGGCGGAACGCCTGCGCATCGGCGCGGTGCCCAGCTCCGCGCTCCCGCTCGTCACCGCCCGCGCCCAGGCCCTGTTCCCGTCGGCCGTCATCGAGCTCCGCACCGTCACCGGTGCCTACCGCGAGCCGGTCGGCGACAGCGGGCCGGACGACAGCGGCGCCGCCCTGCTGAGCCTCTTCCGCCTGCAGCGGCTCGACCTCGCGGTGGTCCGGCACTCCGCCGTCCTGGGCGGCCCCCTCCCGGACCTCCTCGACTCCGCCGTGCTCGCCGAGGAGAACCTGCTCGTCGGCACCGGCGAGGGGCACCGGCTGGCGCGACGCCCCTCCGTCGCGCTCGCCGACCTGGAGGGGGAGCGGTGCCTGCTCGCCGGGGGCCGTCGGCACGCGGTGCTGCGCCGTCACTTCACGGCCGCCGTGCGCCGGGCCGACGTGGGCGTCGGGCTGCACTGGGCGCCCGACGAGGCCGAGGCGGCGGCCATCGCCTGCGCGGTCCGGGGCGTGCTGCCCGCCTACCCCTTCCCCGCCCCGGCCGCCGGCGTCGTCTACGTTCCGCTGTCCGACGCCGTCACCCGGCACGAGCTGCTGCTGGTCTGGCCGTCGGACGGCCCCGCAGCCGCCTGGGCGCCCCGGTTGGCGGACACGGTGCGCGCGGCGTATCCCGGCGCGGCGTATCCCGGGTGGGCGGGCTGA
- a CDS encoding thioredoxin family protein, producing the protein MYRRLAVATATVAVLLGGAVAPAVAATPAPAPVPATSAPAEIPHVVDVTAANYAQVMQWSHTKPVVLDFTASWCYWCQKQKPYLQRYNTEDDGAWVWARVDVDRNRDLYRQYGVRGIPALLNIQDGREAGSRMVGFDGPYSLRTWLNRL; encoded by the coding sequence GTGTACCGCAGACTGGCAGTCGCCACCGCGACCGTCGCCGTGCTGCTCGGCGGGGCCGTCGCCCCGGCCGTCGCCGCCACTCCGGCGCCGGCTCCCGTGCCCGCGACGTCCGCCCCCGCCGAGATCCCCCACGTCGTCGACGTGACCGCGGCCAACTACGCGCAGGTCATGCAGTGGTCGCACACCAAACCCGTCGTGCTCGACTTCACCGCGAGCTGGTGCTACTGGTGCCAGAAGCAGAAGCCGTACCTCCAGCGCTACAACACCGAGGACGACGGCGCCTGGGTGTGGGCGAGGGTCGACGTCGACCGGAACCGGGACCTGTACCGCCAGTACGGCGTACGCGGCATCCCGGCCCTGCTCAACATCCAGGACGGCCGGGAGGCCGGTAGCCGCATGGTGGGCTTCGACGGACCGTACTCCCTGCGCACCTGGCTGAACCGGCTGTGA
- a CDS encoding purine-cytosine permease family protein, with the protein MTSAETGRRQDGPARTAAGRGADEAQHAAQNAVQDDYALTPVPDEARYSWFSVAVQRFGQVSSFQQFMVGAVLGYGMTFTDAVIAITVGSVLLEVITILMGVAGVKEGMSTSVLARWSGFGRKGSAAVGMLVALSLAGWFGVQNGVFAQGMHDFAGWAPEWAWAVVGGVVVTVISVHGFSVMAWTAYLTVPAFLLLAGWSVVDVLVGHSLDDLLTGAPPGPALSLAEGTTLVAGAFILGALMSPDMTRFNRRPSDVVKQTLLGVTLGQYLIGLTAVLLGHAARTADIVGIITGSSGLLGTLILVTAIVKINDWNLYSSALATVNSIDVLFGRRVGRRTVTLVIGAAGTVLSAVGMADHFTGFLETIGVLAPPVAGVIIAEYYVVRRYRAGLERARRGTRPPERLPDWLPLSLVCWATGALVGEYLDAGIPAINAVVAAFALYAAVGLTFRHRRNPTARQGPLPDRTA; encoded by the coding sequence ATGACCTCGGCTGAGACCGGGCGAAGACAGGACGGACCGGCCCGGACGGCCGCCGGGCGCGGCGCGGACGAGGCACAGCACGCGGCGCAGAACGCGGTGCAGGACGACTACGCGCTGACCCCGGTGCCGGACGAGGCGCGCTACTCGTGGTTCTCCGTCGCGGTGCAGCGCTTCGGGCAGGTCTCCTCCTTCCAGCAGTTCATGGTGGGTGCCGTCCTCGGCTACGGGATGACGTTCACCGACGCGGTGATCGCCATCACCGTCGGGTCGGTGCTGCTGGAGGTCATCACGATCCTCATGGGCGTCGCCGGGGTGAAGGAGGGCATGTCCACCTCGGTGCTGGCCCGCTGGTCGGGTTTCGGCCGCAAGGGCTCGGCCGCCGTCGGAATGCTGGTGGCGCTCAGCCTCGCGGGCTGGTTCGGCGTCCAGAACGGCGTCTTCGCCCAGGGCATGCACGACTTCGCCGGGTGGGCGCCGGAATGGGCCTGGGCGGTGGTGGGCGGCGTCGTGGTCACCGTCATCTCCGTGCACGGCTTCTCCGTCATGGCGTGGACGGCGTACCTGACCGTGCCGGCGTTCCTGCTGCTGGCCGGATGGTCGGTGGTGGACGTCCTGGTCGGCCACTCGCTGGACGACCTGCTGACGGGAGCACCTCCGGGGCCGGCGCTGTCACTGGCGGAGGGCACGACGCTGGTGGCGGGCGCCTTCATCCTCGGCGCCCTGATGAGCCCCGACATGACGCGCTTCAACCGCCGCCCCTCCGACGTCGTCAAGCAGACGCTGCTGGGCGTGACGCTCGGTCAGTACCTGATCGGGCTCACCGCGGTGCTGCTCGGCCACGCCGCCCGCACCGCCGACATCGTCGGCATCATCACCGGCTCGTCGGGGCTGCTGGGCACGCTGATCCTCGTCACGGCGATCGTGAAGATCAACGACTGGAACCTCTACTCCTCCGCGCTCGCCACGGTCAACAGCATCGACGTCCTCTTCGGCCGTCGCGTCGGACGCCGCACGGTGACGCTGGTCATCGGCGCGGCGGGCACCGTCCTGTCGGCCGTCGGCATGGCGGACCACTTCACCGGCTTCCTGGAGACCATCGGCGTACTCGCGCCACCGGTGGCCGGAGTCATCATCGCCGAGTACTACGTCGTGCGGCGGTACCGCGCCGGGCTGGAGCGCGCCCGCCGGGGCACCCGGCCTCCCGAACGCCTCCCCGACTGGCTGCCGCTGTCCCTGGTCTGCTGGGCGACCGGTGCGCTCGTCGGGGAGTACCTGGACGCGGGGATCCCCGCCATCAACGCCGTCGTGGCCGCCTTCGCGCTGTACGCGGCGGTCGGGCTGACGTTCCGCCACCGGCGGAACCCAACGGCCCGGCAAGGCCCCCTTCCCGACCGAACGGCATGA
- a CDS encoding tRNA-dependent cyclodipeptide synthase codes for MFEFEPLTERCSSLLPSATHVCIGVSPFNSYFSTPRLRRLAQWALARFGAAHFFVPDAAAAYTLETLGYAPDRARHKAQRQGQYVHNKIATALRSLGVTNPSALILGMERLHHLPRYVGLLDEAYRRFDQDEGLRAACLDASHWVLDRRMPPGTSPTDAQLHSAVRYFLSELPMFVDAGGIAGHRPSLFVYHERVPFLERFYRRELSWQPVEDQGFLVVREPTGDTSGARRPARDLVEREASHDLG; via the coding sequence ATGTTTGAATTTGAACCACTTACCGAACGATGTAGCAGCCTCTTACCCTCGGCCACGCACGTGTGCATCGGAGTAAGTCCATTCAACAGCTACTTCAGCACTCCGCGGTTGCGCCGGCTGGCGCAGTGGGCGCTGGCGCGCTTCGGGGCCGCGCACTTCTTCGTGCCGGACGCGGCGGCGGCGTACACCCTGGAGACGCTGGGGTACGCACCCGACCGCGCCCGCCACAAGGCCCAGCGCCAGGGGCAGTACGTGCACAACAAGATCGCCACGGCACTGCGCTCCCTGGGGGTGACGAACCCGTCGGCCCTCATCCTCGGAATGGAACGGCTCCACCACCTGCCCCGGTACGTCGGGCTGTTGGACGAGGCGTATAGGCGCTTCGACCAGGACGAGGGCCTCCGCGCCGCGTGTCTGGACGCCTCGCACTGGGTACTGGACCGGAGGATGCCGCCGGGGACGAGCCCGACGGACGCGCAACTGCACAGCGCCGTACGGTACTTCCTCTCCGAGCTGCCGATGTTCGTCGACGCCGGGGGCATCGCGGGCCACCGCCCCTCGCTGTTCGTCTACCACGAACGGGTCCCCTTCCTGGAGCGCTTCTACCGCCGCGAGCTGAGCTGGCAGCCGGTCGAGGACCAGGGCTTCCTGGTGGTGCGCGAGCCGACGGGGGACACGTCCGGAGCGCGGCGGCCGGCCCGCGACCTCGTGGAGCGGGAGGCGTCCCATGACCTCGGCTGA
- a CDS encoding S8 family peptidase translates to MKKHVPRAATAVAVALGVALPALTAAPAASAGPAGPPPSADPAATVHIIEVNGTEATEEAVTRRAEELTDRHGGTLRRVYHAASQAFSVSLTEEQLDGYYGDTRVDSITSDRVYRVAGRVGGAGQAPTPTAAEATGPGGIQLSPPSWGLDRIDQRDLPLDHVYTFPRSGAGVDVYVVDTGVRTGHQEFRGGRAHGAYDAVRQRPGGAGDCNGHGTASAATAAGLWSGVAKGATVRSVRAFGCDGTGTLEHIMSAVDWITAHADGPSVVNLGFSGPPGSVLDLQLYAMTTQGIAYTAAAGNGDDSGRGVESCETTPARQTTAITVAATDRTDRRPPWSNYGYCTHLFAPGTDITTAGAHHDRSYVRITGTSAATAEVTGAAALYLARHPGTTPVELDAALTAAATEGRVRDAGPDSRNLLLYTGPTDVTEDAR, encoded by the coding sequence ATGAAGAAGCACGTACCCAGGGCCGCGACGGCGGTCGCCGTCGCCCTCGGCGTGGCCCTCCCCGCCCTGACGGCCGCCCCCGCCGCGTCCGCCGGCCCGGCCGGCCCGCCCCCGTCCGCCGACCCGGCGGCCACCGTCCACATCATCGAGGTCAACGGCACCGAGGCCACCGAGGAGGCCGTCACCCGGCGGGCCGAGGAGCTGACCGACCGGCACGGCGGCACGCTGCGCCGCGTGTACCACGCCGCCTCCCAGGCGTTCTCCGTCTCCCTGACCGAGGAGCAGCTGGACGGCTACTACGGGGACACCCGGGTCGACTCGATCACCAGCGACCGCGTCTACCGCGTCGCGGGCCGGGTCGGCGGAGCCGGGCAGGCGCCCACACCGACGGCCGCCGAGGCCACGGGCCCCGGCGGCATCCAACTCTCGCCGCCCTCCTGGGGGCTGGACCGCATCGACCAGCGCGACCTGCCGCTCGACCACGTCTACACCTTCCCCCGCAGCGGCGCCGGGGTGGACGTCTACGTCGTCGACACCGGCGTCCGGACGGGGCACCAGGAGTTCCGGGGCGGCCGGGCCCACGGCGCCTACGACGCGGTCCGGCAGCGGCCCGGCGGCGCCGGGGACTGCAACGGCCACGGCACCGCGTCCGCCGCCACCGCCGCCGGGCTGTGGAGCGGGGTCGCCAAGGGCGCCACCGTGCGGTCGGTCCGGGCCTTCGGCTGCGACGGCACGGGGACGCTGGAGCACATCATGTCCGCCGTCGACTGGATCACCGCCCACGCCGACGGCCCCTCCGTCGTCAACCTGGGCTTCTCCGGCCCGCCCGGCTCGGTGCTCGACCTCCAGCTCTACGCGATGACCACCCAGGGCATCGCCTACACGGCGGCGGCGGGCAACGGGGACGACTCGGGCCGGGGGGTGGAGTCCTGCGAGACGACCCCGGCGCGGCAGACGACCGCCATCACGGTGGCCGCCACCGACCGCACCGACCGACGGCCCCCCTGGTCGAACTACGGCTACTGCACGCACCTGTTCGCCCCCGGCACCGACATCACCACGGCGGGCGCGCACCACGACCGCTCCTACGTCAGGATCACCGGCACCTCCGCCGCGACGGCCGAGGTCACCGGTGCGGCCGCGCTGTACCTCGCCCGGCACCCCGGTACGACACCGGTCGAACTCGACGCGGCGCTCACGGCCGCCGCCACCGAGGGCCGGGTGCGGGACGCGGGCCCCGACTCCCGGAACCTGCTGCTGTACACCGGGCCGACCGACGTCACGGAGGACGCGCGGTGA
- a CDS encoding LysR family transcriptional regulator: MDLQFRHLRQLCVISETGSLNKAATILGLPQPALSRQIRRLEQLFGGALFERDQFGTRPTPLGSAVLEHAASILRSLDDFGEQLRDYRTLRSRTLRIGWAHSVLYEPLLSSLRRLASAERLQIVAPNSTRELLTLLRAGEVDIALRDHATTNGPVPSGDGAITYVPWGESAVLLAVAADRPPATAERLTMADLAGEEWISCTGPDACDEKLRRLCAAYGFVPRITHDIPMSGPRGQVIRHQGCVALTQAHRPPEPGVVYRTVTDLDMTVVHLVGFRGWTADLMPKLVSLLSAALRERAPVTPS; the protein is encoded by the coding sequence ATGGACCTGCAATTCCGTCACTTACGCCAGCTGTGCGTCATCTCCGAAACCGGGAGCCTGAACAAGGCCGCGACGATCCTCGGCCTGCCGCAGCCGGCCCTCAGCCGTCAGATCCGGAGACTGGAGCAGCTGTTCGGCGGCGCGCTGTTCGAGCGCGACCAGTTCGGCACGCGTCCGACCCCGCTGGGCAGCGCCGTCCTGGAGCACGCGGCGAGCATCCTCCGCTCCCTCGACGACTTCGGGGAGCAGCTGCGCGACTACCGCACCCTCCGGAGCCGGACGCTCCGCATCGGCTGGGCGCACAGCGTCCTCTACGAGCCCCTGCTGAGCTCCCTACGGCGGCTGGCGTCCGCCGAGCGCCTCCAGATCGTCGCCCCCAACTCCACGCGCGAGCTCCTGACCCTCCTGCGCGCCGGTGAGGTGGACATCGCCCTGCGGGACCACGCCACGACCAACGGCCCCGTCCCCTCCGGCGACGGGGCGATCACCTACGTCCCCTGGGGCGAGTCCGCCGTCCTGCTCGCGGTGGCGGCCGACCGACCGCCGGCGACCGCCGAACGGCTCACGATGGCGGACCTGGCGGGCGAGGAGTGGATCTCCTGCACCGGGCCCGACGCCTGCGACGAGAAGCTCCGCCGGCTCTGCGCCGCCTACGGCTTCGTCCCCCGCATCACGCACGACATCCCGATGTCCGGCCCCCGCGGCCAGGTGATCCGGCACCAGGGCTGCGTGGCCCTGACCCAGGCCCACCGGCCCCCGGAGCCCGGCGTCGTGTACCGGACCGTGACGGACCTGGACATGACGGTCGTCCACCTGGTGGGCTTCCGCGGCTGGACCGCCGACCTGATGCCGAAGCTGGTGTCGCTGCTCTCCGCCGCCCTGCGGGAGCGGGCGCCGGTCACCCCCTCATGA
- a CDS encoding MAB_1171c family putative transporter has translation MELAVLILLWATVLWRAPAAFRSPIQRSLWVTFATLTVAMTLRLPDVMLAIDEGTGVNNLATLLKHILGIISAAALLEFVYGITKGSAAWGRRLRQALAGVTLLVLGVLFFLTPRTVEAPDYFESKAGEGGAATAYLLVWYAYLGGALLLAALLFLGARRHAAGWLRAGLFLLGAGSAASVAYALVRALYLVLALCGRTDDGMDAAFTHWTDVAKHIAIVFILVGSLLPAVGVTSRAVRHWRRLRELGPLWKDLTDAVPEVVLHEELGRGELRIRLHRTVVEIRDAMLALEPYSSAEDRRRAEAVAADSGLTGAERRALAGACRIEAARRTKLSGVPPLEPALRADPEDAGTRLDDPGELGDLDAEAALLRQLEIARRHPAVQELTARHPTDSTQEAARP, from the coding sequence ATGGAACTCGCCGTACTGATCCTCCTGTGGGCCACGGTGCTCTGGCGGGCCCCGGCCGCCTTCCGGTCGCCGATCCAGCGCAGCCTGTGGGTGACGTTCGCCACCCTCACCGTCGCCATGACGCTCCGGCTGCCGGACGTCATGCTCGCCATCGACGAGGGGACCGGCGTCAACAACCTCGCCACCCTGCTCAAGCACATCCTCGGCATCATCTCGGCCGCCGCGCTGCTGGAGTTCGTCTACGGCATCACCAAAGGGAGCGCGGCCTGGGGACGCCGCCTGCGGCAGGCCCTCGCGGGGGTGACGCTGCTCGTCCTCGGCGTCCTCTTCTTCCTCACCCCGCGCACGGTCGAGGCGCCGGACTACTTCGAGAGCAAGGCCGGCGAGGGCGGCGCCGCCACCGCCTACCTCCTGGTCTGGTACGCCTACCTGGGCGGCGCGTTGCTCCTCGCCGCGCTGCTCTTCCTCGGCGCCCGGCGGCACGCGGCGGGCTGGCTGCGGGCCGGACTGTTCCTGCTGGGCGCCGGGTCGGCGGCCAGCGTCGCCTACGCGCTCGTGCGTGCCCTCTACCTCGTCCTGGCGCTGTGCGGCCGGACGGACGACGGCATGGACGCAGCCTTCACGCACTGGACGGACGTGGCCAAGCACATCGCCATCGTCTTCATCCTCGTCGGCAGCCTGCTGCCCGCCGTCGGCGTCACGTCGCGCGCCGTCCGGCACTGGCGCAGGCTCCGGGAGCTCGGCCCGCTGTGGAAGGACCTCACGGACGCGGTGCCGGAGGTCGTCCTCCACGAGGAGCTGGGCCGGGGCGAGCTGCGGATACGGCTGCACCGGACCGTCGTGGAGATCCGCGACGCGATGCTCGCCCTGGAGCCCTACAGCTCGGCGGAGGACCGGCGCCGGGCCGAGGCCGTGGCCGCGGACAGCGGCCTGACGGGGGCGGAGCGGCGGGCGCTCGCGGGCGCGTGCCGGATCGAGGCGGCCCGCCGGACCAAGCTGTCCGGTGTCCCGCCGCTCGAACCCGCCCTGCGCGCCGACCCCGAGGACGCCGGGACCCGCCTGGACGACCCGGGGGAGCTGGGCGACCTGGACGCCGAAGCGGCCCTGCTGCGGCAGCTGGAGATCGCCCGGCGCCACCCCGCCGTCCAGGAGCTCACCGCCCGGCACCCGACCGACAGCACCCAGGAGGCAGCCCGGCCGTGA
- a CDS encoding helix-turn-helix domain-containing protein produces the protein MDRGSPGNGRTIAERLDHLIGTIHPPERGPLSYMEIAEAIKRKAGPDGPTVSHATIQKIRKGEITDPKVSTLTVIAGFFGVPVTYFFDDAVADRVDAKIAKVKERVELTRAQRELADMLGDGDVRDVAVRMNGLSADSLRAIRGVIDQARRLEGLPETPGRDA, from the coding sequence GTGGACAGGGGGTCACCCGGCAACGGGCGCACCATCGCGGAACGGCTGGACCATCTCATCGGGACCATCCACCCGCCGGAGCGGGGACCGCTCAGCTACATGGAGATCGCCGAGGCGATCAAGCGCAAGGCCGGACCCGATGGGCCGACCGTCTCGCACGCGACCATCCAGAAGATCCGCAAGGGCGAGATCACGGACCCGAAGGTGTCGACGCTCACCGTCATCGCCGGGTTCTTCGGCGTGCCCGTCACGTACTTCTTCGACGACGCCGTGGCCGACCGGGTCGACGCGAAGATCGCGAAGGTCAAGGAACGGGTGGAGTTGACGCGGGCCCAGCGCGAACTGGCCGACATGCTCGGCGACGGCGACGTGCGGGACGTCGCCGTCCGCATGAACGGGCTCTCGGCGGACAGCCTGCGGGCGATCCGGGGCGTGATCGACCAGGCGCGCCGCCTGGAGGGGTTGCCCGAGACGCCCGGCCGCGACGCCTGA